Proteins from a single region of Heterodontus francisci isolate sHetFra1 chromosome 29, sHetFra1.hap1, whole genome shotgun sequence:
- the LOC137345655 gene encoding class I histocompatibility antigen, F10 alpha chain-like isoform X4 has protein sequence MIGVIELVLLCGGVSAGSHSLRYFYMAMTPIPGLPEFVAVGYVDDATIDYYDSNLQEVISRQQWMAESQGPEYWEQQTQILRSSEHIGQTNIQTALNRTNQTGGIHTVQVMYGCELQDDGSTSGFHQEGWDGRDYISFDKDNMVWVTPVSWGLITKNKWDQDKARNQQRKGYLEGTCIEWLKKYLKLGEKELRHVAPQVFLSADKASAAKPTQLCCLVTGFYPRDIEVTLLRNGAPIADTCSTGILPNHDGTYQLRRWVQIAPENGANYSCQYEQSEKEGMEILDWVETV, from the exons ATGATTGGAGTGATAGAACTGGTCCTCCTGTGTGGAGGAGTCTCTGCAG GATCTCACTCTCTCCGGTATTTCTACATGGCAATGACCCCGATTCCTGGTCTGCCAGAGTTTGTGGCCGTCGGTTATGTGGACGATGCTACGATTGATTACTACGACAGCAATCTTCAGGAAGTAATCTCTCGGCAGCAGTGGATGGCGGAGAGTCAGGGCCCTGAGTACTGGGAACAGCAGACACAGATCCTGCGGAGCTCAGAGCACATTGGACAGACCAATATTCAGACCGCCTTAAACCGGACCAACCAGACGGGTG GGATCCACACAGTACAGGTGATGTATGGCTGTGAGCTGCAGGATGACGGGAGCACCAGCGGGTTCCATCAGGAAGGCTGGGACGGGCGGGATTACATCAGCTTTGATAAGGATAACATGGTGTGGGTAACACCGGTAAGCTGGGGACTGATTACCAAGAACAAGTGGGACCAGGACAAGGCCAGGAACCAGCAGAGGAAGGGTTACCTGGAGGGGACCTGCATCGAATGGCTGAAGAAGTACCTGAAACTTGGAGAAAAGGAACTGAGACACG TTGCTCCTCAAGTGTTTCTTTCCGCGGACAAGGCATCAGCTGCTAAACCGACACAACTCTGCTGCCTCGTCACAGGATTTTACCCTCGCGATATCGAAGTCACCCTCTTGAGAAATGGCGCACCGATTGCAGACACATGTTCCACTGGCATCCTACCCAACCACGATGGCACCTACCAGCTCAGGAGATGGGTTCAGATCGCACCTGAGAATGGTGCCAACTATTCCTGTCAATATGAGCAAAGCGAAAAAGAAGGAATGGAGATCCTAGACTGGG
- the LOC137345655 gene encoding class I histocompatibility antigen, F10 alpha chain-like isoform X2: MIGVIELVLLCGGVSAGSHSLRYFYMAMTPIPGLPEFVAVGYVDDATIDYYDSNLQEVISRQQWMAESQGPEYWEQQTQILRSSEHIGQTNIQTALNRTNQTGGIHTVQVMYGCELQDDGSTSGFHQEGWDGRDYISFDKDNMVWVTPVSWGLITKNKWDQDKARNQQRKGYLEGTCIEWLKKYLKLGEKELRHVAPQVFLSADKASAAKPTQLCCLVTGFYPRDIEVTLLRNGAPIADTCSTGILPNHDGTYQLRRWVQIAPENGANYSCQYEQSEKEGMEILDWGGEYKHSYSSANPVRGVESSSNSSALA, encoded by the exons ATGATTGGAGTGATAGAACTGGTCCTCCTGTGTGGAGGAGTCTCTGCAG GATCTCACTCTCTCCGGTATTTCTACATGGCAATGACCCCGATTCCTGGTCTGCCAGAGTTTGTGGCCGTCGGTTATGTGGACGATGCTACGATTGATTACTACGACAGCAATCTTCAGGAAGTAATCTCTCGGCAGCAGTGGATGGCGGAGAGTCAGGGCCCTGAGTACTGGGAACAGCAGACACAGATCCTGCGGAGCTCAGAGCACATTGGACAGACCAATATTCAGACCGCCTTAAACCGGACCAACCAGACGGGTG GGATCCACACAGTACAGGTGATGTATGGCTGTGAGCTGCAGGATGACGGGAGCACCAGCGGGTTCCATCAGGAAGGCTGGGACGGGCGGGATTACATCAGCTTTGATAAGGATAACATGGTGTGGGTAACACCGGTAAGCTGGGGACTGATTACCAAGAACAAGTGGGACCAGGACAAGGCCAGGAACCAGCAGAGGAAGGGTTACCTGGAGGGGACCTGCATCGAATGGCTGAAGAAGTACCTGAAACTTGGAGAAAAGGAACTGAGACACG TTGCTCCTCAAGTGTTTCTTTCCGCGGACAAGGCATCAGCTGCTAAACCGACACAACTCTGCTGCCTCGTCACAGGATTTTACCCTCGCGATATCGAAGTCACCCTCTTGAGAAATGGCGCACCGATTGCAGACACATGTTCCACTGGCATCCTACCCAACCACGATGGCACCTACCAGCTCAGGAGATGGGTTCAGATCGCACCTGAGAATGGTGCCAACTATTCCTGTCAATATGAGCAAAGCGAAAAAGAAGGAATGGAGATCCTAGACTGGG GAGGAGAATATAAACACAGTTACAGCTCAGCAAATC CTGTAAGAGGAGTGGAATCATCTTCGAACTCATCAGCCCTGGCCTGA
- the LOC137345655 gene encoding class I histocompatibility antigen, F10 alpha chain-like isoform X6: MIGVIELVLLCGGVSAGSHSLRYFYMAMTPIPGLPEFVAVGYVDDATIDYYDSNLQEVISRQQWMAESQGPEYWEQQTQILRSSEHIGQTNIQTALNRTNQTGGIHTVQVMYGCELQDDGSTSGFHQEGWDGRDYISFDKDNMVWVTPVSWGLITKNKWDQDKARNQQRKGYLEGTCIEWLKKYLKLGEKELRHVAPQVFLSADKASAAKPTQLCCLVTGFYPRDIEVTLLRNGAPIADTCSTGILPNHDGTYQLRRWVQIAPENGANYSCQYEQSEKEGMEILDWARMLPVTVGSSEGTNIRLIVGIVVAAIALIAVVIGAVALKRRGGEYKHSYSSANPVRGVESSSNSSALA, translated from the exons ATGATTGGAGTGATAGAACTGGTCCTCCTGTGTGGAGGAGTCTCTGCAG GATCTCACTCTCTCCGGTATTTCTACATGGCAATGACCCCGATTCCTGGTCTGCCAGAGTTTGTGGCCGTCGGTTATGTGGACGATGCTACGATTGATTACTACGACAGCAATCTTCAGGAAGTAATCTCTCGGCAGCAGTGGATGGCGGAGAGTCAGGGCCCTGAGTACTGGGAACAGCAGACACAGATCCTGCGGAGCTCAGAGCACATTGGACAGACCAATATTCAGACCGCCTTAAACCGGACCAACCAGACGGGTG GGATCCACACAGTACAGGTGATGTATGGCTGTGAGCTGCAGGATGACGGGAGCACCAGCGGGTTCCATCAGGAAGGCTGGGACGGGCGGGATTACATCAGCTTTGATAAGGATAACATGGTGTGGGTAACACCGGTAAGCTGGGGACTGATTACCAAGAACAAGTGGGACCAGGACAAGGCCAGGAACCAGCAGAGGAAGGGTTACCTGGAGGGGACCTGCATCGAATGGCTGAAGAAGTACCTGAAACTTGGAGAAAAGGAACTGAGACACG TTGCTCCTCAAGTGTTTCTTTCCGCGGACAAGGCATCAGCTGCTAAACCGACACAACTCTGCTGCCTCGTCACAGGATTTTACCCTCGCGATATCGAAGTCACCCTCTTGAGAAATGGCGCACCGATTGCAGACACATGTTCCACTGGCATCCTACCCAACCACGATGGCACCTACCAGCTCAGGAGATGGGTTCAGATCGCACCTGAGAATGGTGCCAACTATTCCTGTCAATATGAGCAAAGCGAAAAAGAAGGAATGGAGATCCTAGACTGGG ccaggATGCTCCCAGTGACTGTAGGATCTTCAGAGGGAACAAATATCAGACTGATTGTTGGAATTGTTGTTGCTGCCATCGCTCTGATTGCTGTTGTCATCGGTGCAGTTGCGTTGAAAAGGAGAG GAGGAGAATATAAACACAGTTACAGCTCAGCAAATC CTGTAAGAGGAGTGGAATCATCTTCGAACTCATCAGCCCTGGCCTGA
- the LOC137345655 gene encoding class I histocompatibility antigen, F10 alpha chain-like isoform X3, whose amino-acid sequence MIGVIELVLLCGGVSAGSHSLRYFYMAMTPIPGLPEFVAVGYVDDATIDYYDSNLQEVISRQQWMAESQGPEYWEQQTQILRSSEHIGQTNIQTALNRTNQTGGIHTVQVMYGCELQDDGSTSGFHQEGWDGRDYISFDKDNMVWVTPVSWGLITKNKWDQDKARNQQRKGYLEGTCIEWLKKYLKLGEKELRHVAPQVFLSADKASAAKPTQLCCLVTGFYPRDIEVTLLRNGAPIADTCSTGILPNHDGTYQLRRWVQIAPENGANYSCQYEQSEKEGMEILDWAVRGVESSSNSSALA is encoded by the exons ATGATTGGAGTGATAGAACTGGTCCTCCTGTGTGGAGGAGTCTCTGCAG GATCTCACTCTCTCCGGTATTTCTACATGGCAATGACCCCGATTCCTGGTCTGCCAGAGTTTGTGGCCGTCGGTTATGTGGACGATGCTACGATTGATTACTACGACAGCAATCTTCAGGAAGTAATCTCTCGGCAGCAGTGGATGGCGGAGAGTCAGGGCCCTGAGTACTGGGAACAGCAGACACAGATCCTGCGGAGCTCAGAGCACATTGGACAGACCAATATTCAGACCGCCTTAAACCGGACCAACCAGACGGGTG GGATCCACACAGTACAGGTGATGTATGGCTGTGAGCTGCAGGATGACGGGAGCACCAGCGGGTTCCATCAGGAAGGCTGGGACGGGCGGGATTACATCAGCTTTGATAAGGATAACATGGTGTGGGTAACACCGGTAAGCTGGGGACTGATTACCAAGAACAAGTGGGACCAGGACAAGGCCAGGAACCAGCAGAGGAAGGGTTACCTGGAGGGGACCTGCATCGAATGGCTGAAGAAGTACCTGAAACTTGGAGAAAAGGAACTGAGACACG TTGCTCCTCAAGTGTTTCTTTCCGCGGACAAGGCATCAGCTGCTAAACCGACACAACTCTGCTGCCTCGTCACAGGATTTTACCCTCGCGATATCGAAGTCACCCTCTTGAGAAATGGCGCACCGATTGCAGACACATGTTCCACTGGCATCCTACCCAACCACGATGGCACCTACCAGCTCAGGAGATGGGTTCAGATCGCACCTGAGAATGGTGCCAACTATTCCTGTCAATATGAGCAAAGCGAAAAAGAAGGAATGGAGATCCTAGACTGGG CTGTAAGAGGAGTGGAATCATCTTCGAACTCATCAGCCCTGGCCTGA
- the LOC137345655 gene encoding class I histocompatibility antigen, F10 alpha chain-like isoform X1 yields MIGVIELVLLCGGVSAGSHSLRYFYMAMTPIPGLPEFVAVGYVDDATIDYYDSNLQEVISRQQWMAESQGPEYWEQQTQILRSSEHIGQTNIQTALNRTNQTGGIHTVQVMYGCELQDDGSTSGFHQEGWDGRDYISFDKDNMVWVTPVSWGLITKNKWDQDKARNQQRKGYLEGTCIEWLKKYLKLGEKELRHVAPQVFLSADKASAAKPTQLCCLVTGFYPRDIEVTLLRNGAPIADTCSTGILPNHDGTYQLRRWVQIAPENGANYSCQYEQSEKEGMEILDWARMLPVTVGSSEGTNIRLIVGIVVAAIALIAVVIGAVALKRRAVRGVESSSNSSALA; encoded by the exons ATGATTGGAGTGATAGAACTGGTCCTCCTGTGTGGAGGAGTCTCTGCAG GATCTCACTCTCTCCGGTATTTCTACATGGCAATGACCCCGATTCCTGGTCTGCCAGAGTTTGTGGCCGTCGGTTATGTGGACGATGCTACGATTGATTACTACGACAGCAATCTTCAGGAAGTAATCTCTCGGCAGCAGTGGATGGCGGAGAGTCAGGGCCCTGAGTACTGGGAACAGCAGACACAGATCCTGCGGAGCTCAGAGCACATTGGACAGACCAATATTCAGACCGCCTTAAACCGGACCAACCAGACGGGTG GGATCCACACAGTACAGGTGATGTATGGCTGTGAGCTGCAGGATGACGGGAGCACCAGCGGGTTCCATCAGGAAGGCTGGGACGGGCGGGATTACATCAGCTTTGATAAGGATAACATGGTGTGGGTAACACCGGTAAGCTGGGGACTGATTACCAAGAACAAGTGGGACCAGGACAAGGCCAGGAACCAGCAGAGGAAGGGTTACCTGGAGGGGACCTGCATCGAATGGCTGAAGAAGTACCTGAAACTTGGAGAAAAGGAACTGAGACACG TTGCTCCTCAAGTGTTTCTTTCCGCGGACAAGGCATCAGCTGCTAAACCGACACAACTCTGCTGCCTCGTCACAGGATTTTACCCTCGCGATATCGAAGTCACCCTCTTGAGAAATGGCGCACCGATTGCAGACACATGTTCCACTGGCATCCTACCCAACCACGATGGCACCTACCAGCTCAGGAGATGGGTTCAGATCGCACCTGAGAATGGTGCCAACTATTCCTGTCAATATGAGCAAAGCGAAAAAGAAGGAATGGAGATCCTAGACTGGG ccaggATGCTCCCAGTGACTGTAGGATCTTCAGAGGGAACAAATATCAGACTGATTGTTGGAATTGTTGTTGCTGCCATCGCTCTGATTGCTGTTGTCATCGGTGCAGTTGCGTTGAAAAGGAGAG CTGTAAGAGGAGTGGAATCATCTTCGAACTCATCAGCCCTGGCCTGA
- the LOC137345655 gene encoding class I histocompatibility antigen, F10 alpha chain-like isoform X5, protein MIGVIELVLLCGGVSAGSHSLRYFYMAMTPIPGLPEFVAVGYVDDATIDYYDSNLQEVISRQQWMAESQGPEYWEQQTQILRSSEHIGQTNIQTALNRTNQTGGIHTVQVMYGCELQDDGSTSGFHQEGWDGRDYISFDKDNMVWVTPVSWGLITKNKWDQDKARNQQRKGYLEGTCIEWLKKYLKLGEKELRHVAPQVFLSADKASAAKPTQLCCLVTGFYPRDIEVTLLRNGAPIADTCSTGILPNHDGTYQLRRWVQIAPENGANYSCQYEQSEKEGMEILDWG, encoded by the exons ATGATTGGAGTGATAGAACTGGTCCTCCTGTGTGGAGGAGTCTCTGCAG GATCTCACTCTCTCCGGTATTTCTACATGGCAATGACCCCGATTCCTGGTCTGCCAGAGTTTGTGGCCGTCGGTTATGTGGACGATGCTACGATTGATTACTACGACAGCAATCTTCAGGAAGTAATCTCTCGGCAGCAGTGGATGGCGGAGAGTCAGGGCCCTGAGTACTGGGAACAGCAGACACAGATCCTGCGGAGCTCAGAGCACATTGGACAGACCAATATTCAGACCGCCTTAAACCGGACCAACCAGACGGGTG GGATCCACACAGTACAGGTGATGTATGGCTGTGAGCTGCAGGATGACGGGAGCACCAGCGGGTTCCATCAGGAAGGCTGGGACGGGCGGGATTACATCAGCTTTGATAAGGATAACATGGTGTGGGTAACACCGGTAAGCTGGGGACTGATTACCAAGAACAAGTGGGACCAGGACAAGGCCAGGAACCAGCAGAGGAAGGGTTACCTGGAGGGGACCTGCATCGAATGGCTGAAGAAGTACCTGAAACTTGGAGAAAAGGAACTGAGACACG TTGCTCCTCAAGTGTTTCTTTCCGCGGACAAGGCATCAGCTGCTAAACCGACACAACTCTGCTGCCTCGTCACAGGATTTTACCCTCGCGATATCGAAGTCACCCTCTTGAGAAATGGCGCACCGATTGCAGACACATGTTCCACTGGCATCCTACCCAACCACGATGGCACCTACCAGCTCAGGAGATGGGTTCAGATCGCACCTGAGAATGGTGCCAACTATTCCTGTCAATATGAGCAAAGCGAAAAAGAAGGAATGGAGATCCTAGACTGGG GTTGA